The Methylobacterium sp. PvR107 genome contains a region encoding:
- a CDS encoding YdcF family protein, producing MFFPLSKVIYFVITPSNAFIFAVLAGLLLLAATRLRRTGFGLAVVGGLGLALGGLSPLSEAMLLPLEQRFPAYPPDGPAPAGIIVLGGGIEAGLSEARDQIVFNDAAERPIYLADLARRFPTARLVFSGGSGFIRGGIAEADILSRQADVIGVPRTRLILENRSRNTQENAAFSASLVQPKPGERWLLVTSAWHMPRAVGCFRQAGFIVDAFPVDYRTRGWGDLTRFNGFASDGLFQLDLAVKEWIGLVVYRWSGYTPDWLPGPEDPAGSANR from the coding sequence TCTTCGCCGTTCTGGCCGGTCTTCTGCTGCTCGCAGCAACCCGCCTGCGCCGCACCGGGTTCGGCCTCGCCGTCGTCGGGGGCCTCGGCCTTGCGCTCGGTGGATTGTCGCCGCTGTCGGAAGCGATGCTGCTTCCGCTGGAGCAGCGCTTTCCCGCCTATCCGCCAGACGGACCTGCCCCGGCCGGCATTATCGTCCTGGGCGGCGGCATCGAAGCCGGCCTGTCCGAGGCGCGCGATCAGATCGTCTTCAACGATGCGGCCGAGCGGCCGATCTACCTCGCCGACTTGGCGCGCCGCTTCCCGACAGCGCGGCTCGTCTTCTCGGGGGGCAGTGGCTTCATCCGTGGCGGCATCGCGGAAGCCGACATCCTCAGTCGCCAAGCGGATGTCATCGGCGTCCCGCGCACCCGCCTGATCCTGGAGAACCGCTCCCGCAACACCCAGGAGAACGCCGCCTTCTCGGCATCCCTCGTCCAGCCGAAGCCCGGGGAGCGCTGGCTGCTCGTAACGTCGGCCTGGCACATGCCCCGCGCCGTCGGCTGCTTCCGGCAGGCCGGCTTCATAGTGGACGCCTTCCCGGTCGACTACCGGACACGCGGTTGGGGCGACCTGACGCGCTTCAACGGTTTTGCCTCGGACGGATTGTTTCAGCTCGATCTGGCCGTGAAGGAGTGGATCGGGCTCGTCGTCTATCGGTGGTCCGGCTACACGCCGGATTGGCTGCCGGGTCCCGAGGATCCGGCGGGCAGCGCCAACCGATAG
- a CDS encoding DUF3253 domain-containing protein — MTDTKPDDAAIETAMLGLVTERGADKTVCPSEVARALGGPHPDGWGPLMQPVRRVAVRLAHAGRIAILRKGKPVDPDDFRGIYRLALPAGSSGPGSQSGV; from the coding sequence ATGACCGATACGAAACCCGACGACGCAGCCATCGAGACTGCGATGCTCGGCCTGGTGACCGAGCGTGGCGCGGACAAGACCGTCTGCCCCTCGGAAGTTGCCCGGGCTCTGGGCGGCCCGCATCCCGACGGGTGGGGGCCCCTGATGCAACCGGTGCGCCGGGTCGCCGTGCGCCTCGCCCATGCCGGCCGGATCGCGATCCTGCGGAAGGGCAAACCCGTGGATCCGGACGATTTCCGCGGAATCTATCGGTTGGCGCTGCCCGCCGGATCCTCGGGACCCGGCAGCCAATCCGGCGTGTAG
- a CDS encoding DUF599 domain-containing protein has product MPDLTAGSAAFSPLDLGALVYFIVAWMAYGLSVGRLRGRMVSLSQIMNGHRSNWARQVISRDNRVVDTQINASLQNGTAFFASTSLIALGSVLTLSRSGDDVLNLFATLPFGTMANRLTWELKVAGLALVFVYAFFKFAWAYRLFNYAAILLGTVPSKGSGASEAEMLRAVRRLAAMNVSAGRHFARGQRAFFFALAYLGWFVSPYVLIVSTSAVVIIMWRRQFASEIRNTLLEVGEGPHEGPLGASAEQART; this is encoded by the coding sequence ATGCCCGACCTGACCGCCGGAAGTGCCGCCTTCTCCCCCCTCGATCTCGGGGCCCTCGTCTATTTCATCGTGGCCTGGATGGCGTACGGGCTCTCCGTCGGGCGTCTTCGCGGGCGCATGGTGTCGTTGAGCCAGATCATGAACGGCCATCGCTCCAACTGGGCGCGGCAGGTGATCAGCCGCGACAACCGCGTCGTCGACACCCAGATCAACGCCTCGCTGCAGAACGGCACCGCCTTCTTCGCATCGACCTCCCTGATCGCCCTCGGATCGGTTCTGACCCTGTCGCGCTCCGGCGACGATGTGCTGAACCTCTTCGCGACGCTCCCATTCGGGACTATGGCGAACCGGCTGACCTGGGAGCTGAAGGTCGCGGGGCTGGCGCTGGTCTTCGTCTACGCCTTCTTCAAGTTCGCCTGGGCCTACAGGCTGTTCAATTACGCGGCGATCCTGCTGGGCACCGTGCCGTCGAAGGGTTCCGGCGCGAGCGAAGCCGAGATGCTGCGGGCGGTCCGACGCCTGGCCGCGATGAATGTCAGCGCCGGCCGGCATTTCGCGCGGGGACAGCGGGCCTTCTTCTTCGCGCTTGCCTATCTCGGCTGGTTCGTCAGTCCCTACGTGCTCATCGTCTCGACATCCGCGGTCGTGATCATCATGTGGCGCCGTCAGTTCGCCTCGGAGATCCGCAACACGTTGCTCGAAGTCGGGGAAGGCCCGCACGAGGGACCCCTCGGAGCTTCGGCGGAACAGGCACGGACATGA
- a CDS encoding acylphosphatase yields the protein MSEIRTVAVVITGRVQGVSYRAWTQAEARARNLVGTVRNRNDGAVEAVFRGPSEAVAQMETLCWSGPPGARVTDVTVRTCDDVPSVSGFEILRG from the coding sequence ATGAGCGAGATACGGACGGTCGCCGTCGTCATCACAGGTCGCGTGCAGGGCGTGTCGTACCGGGCCTGGACCCAAGCCGAGGCCCGTGCGCGCAATCTCGTCGGCACCGTGCGCAACCGCAACGACGGTGCGGTTGAGGCCGTGTTCCGCGGACCGAGCGAGGCCGTGGCACAAATGGAGACGCTGTGCTGGTCCGGGCCGCCCGGCGCCCGGGTCACCGACGTCACGGTTCGGACGTGCGACGACGTCCCTAGCGTGAGCGGCTTCGAGATCCTGCGCGGCTGA
- a CDS encoding formate/nitrite transporter family protein translates to MSYLAPADFVKKAVDAGEAKVFMATKDTFIRAYMAGAILALAAAFAVTINQTTGQPLVAALLFPVGFSMLYLLGYDLFTGVCVLTPLALIDKRPGVTVAGIARNWVLVFFGNFAGALTTAVMMSIVFTFGFATEPNAVGKLIAGIGEARTLGYEKYGASGMLTLFIRAMLCNWMVSTGVIGAMLSTSVPGKVIAMWMPITVFFFMTFEHSVVNMFLFPSAILMGGHLTVMDYLLWNEIPTLIGNIVGGIAFTGLMLYSTHVRTGATRTVADAGLRRPIAAE, encoded by the coding sequence ATGTCGTATCTGGCGCCCGCCGATTTCGTGAAGAAGGCCGTCGATGCCGGTGAGGCGAAGGTCTTCATGGCGACCAAGGACACCTTCATCAGAGCCTACATGGCCGGGGCGATCCTGGCGCTCGCCGCCGCCTTCGCGGTGACCATCAACCAGACCACCGGCCAACCGCTGGTTGCAGCCCTGCTGTTCCCGGTCGGCTTCTCGATGCTCTACCTGCTGGGCTACGATCTGTTCACCGGCGTCTGCGTGCTCACGCCGCTCGCCCTGATCGACAAGCGCCCCGGCGTGACGGTAGCGGGGATCGCCCGCAACTGGGTTCTGGTCTTCTTCGGCAACTTCGCCGGCGCGCTGACCACGGCGGTCATGATGTCGATCGTCTTCACCTTCGGATTCGCCACCGAGCCGAACGCCGTCGGCAAGCTGATCGCCGGGATCGGCGAGGCGCGGACGCTCGGCTACGAGAAGTACGGCGCGTCGGGCATGCTGACGCTCTTCATCCGCGCGATGCTGTGCAACTGGATGGTGTCGACCGGCGTCATCGGCGCCATGCTGTCCACCTCCGTGCCCGGTAAGGTGATTGCGATGTGGATGCCGATCACCGTGTTCTTCTTCATGACCTTCGAGCACTCGGTGGTGAACATGTTTCTGTTCCCGTCGGCGATCCTCATGGGCGGCCACCTGACGGTCATGGACTACCTGCTCTGGAACGAGATCCCGACGCTCATCGGAAACATCGTCGGCGGCATCGCCTTCACGGGTCTGATGCTCTACTCCACCCACGTCCGGACCGGTGCGACCCGGACGGTGGCCGATGCCGGGCTCCGTCGCCCCATCGCAGCCGAATAG
- a CDS encoding gamma-glutamylcyclotransferase family protein, protein MPLYFAYGANMDAAAMALRCPVSRLIGGGHLPGYRFIIMREGYASVVRAPGRLVRGVVWDLALDDIPALDRYEGVAGGLYTKASLPVRTTGGVKRALIYRGCSAAPGRPRPGYLEAVVAAARAAQLPPAYVRELRTWSRGLPA, encoded by the coding sequence GTGCCCCTCTACTTCGCCTACGGCGCCAACATGGATGCCGCCGCGATGGCGCTGCGGTGCCCGGTTTCGCGGCTGATCGGCGGCGGCCATCTTCCAGGCTATCGCTTCATCATCATGCGCGAAGGCTACGCCTCGGTGGTGCGCGCCCCCGGCCGCCTCGTCCGGGGCGTGGTCTGGGACTTGGCTCTCGACGACATCCCGGCTCTCGATCGCTATGAGGGCGTGGCAGGGGGCCTGTACACGAAAGCCAGCCTCCCGGTCCGGACCACGGGCGGCGTGAAGCGCGCCCTGATCTATCGCGGATGCTCGGCCGCACCGGGCCGCCCGCGGCCGGGCTACTTGGAAGCCGTCGTCGCGGCGGCACGCGCGGCGCAGCTACCGCCAGCCTATGTCCGGGAACTCCGCACTTGGTCGCGTGGCCTCCCGGCCTGA